The Brasilonema sennae CENA114 genome includes a region encoding these proteins:
- the arsM gene encoding arsenosugar biosynthesis arsenite methyltransferase ArsM, which produces MSYLETAAQFYSEVAQTPQVGLCCVQSTPLQLPGLKIPRKMQEMNYGCGTTVHSTELGNQPTVLYVGVGGGLEALQFAYFSQRSGAVIAVDPVAEMRQAAVRNLEIAAQENPWFDTSFVEIREGDAFNLPVGDNSVDIVAQNCLFNIFEPEDLTRALQEAYRVLKPGGKLQMSDPIATRPIPQHLQKDERLRAMCLSGALTYEEYIQRIISAGFGQVEIRARRPYRLLDSQTYDIEENLLLESLDSVAFKVIIPEDGACVFTGKTAIYAGPEPFFDDDAGHILQRGIPASVCDKTAAKLAALMPDKIMMTDSTWYYNGGGCC; this is translated from the coding sequence ATGAGTTATCTTGAAACAGCGGCGCAGTTTTACAGTGAAGTCGCCCAAACACCGCAAGTCGGACTTTGTTGTGTGCAAAGCACACCCTTGCAATTACCAGGCTTGAAAATTCCTCGGAAAATGCAGGAAATGAACTATGGTTGCGGGACGACTGTTCATTCCACCGAACTCGGGAATCAACCCACGGTACTGTATGTTGGAGTTGGTGGTGGTTTAGAAGCTTTGCAATTTGCCTATTTTTCTCAGCGTTCTGGTGCTGTTATTGCGGTTGATCCAGTAGCAGAAATGCGTCAAGCTGCTGTACGTAACTTGGAAATTGCTGCTCAAGAAAATCCTTGGTTTGACACCAGCTTTGTAGAAATTCGTGAAGGCGATGCCTTTAACTTACCTGTTGGTGATAATTCTGTTGATATCGTCGCCCAAAATTGCCTTTTCAATATCTTTGAACCAGAAGATTTAACTCGTGCTTTGCAAGAAGCATACCGGGTGTTAAAACCAGGTGGAAAATTGCAGATGAGTGATCCAATTGCGACTCGTCCCATTCCACAACATCTGCAAAAAGATGAGCGACTGCGAGCAATGTGTTTATCAGGCGCACTCACTTATGAAGAGTATATTCAGCGTATTATAAGTGCAGGCTTTGGGCAAGTCGAAATTCGCGCCCGTCGCCCCTACCGTTTGCTCGATTCCCAAACTTATGACATAGAAGAGAATCTTCTTTTAGAAAGTCTAGATTCTGTCGCTTTCAAAGTTATCATTCCTGAAGATGGCGCTTGTGTTTTTACAGGAAAAACAGCCATTTATGCTGGTCCAGAACCATTTTTTGATGATGATGCGGGTCATATTCTTCAGCGTGGAATACCAGCATCAGTGTGTGATAAAACTGCAGCAAAACTTGCAGCGTTAATGCCAGATAAAATAATGATGACTGATTCAACTTGGTATTATAACGGTGGTGGATGTTGTTAA
- a CDS encoding pentapeptide repeat-containing protein: MSLCALLLFLQPSPAWGAPAQIERTPLTPELLQERLHTPILREGSVVVDLRKMVIDLGPENASFRDNFYQILRKELQKAGSKPLGLDLSRSLIQGDFIGSNLSLRTPLYTQAVAPILISTEQEQLERLREICLQSLALAFPSSKDCKSLLATQLPLSSEISVFRGSLTLLETHFDGTVQFANTFFLQPVDAQGAIFNQQVNWTETRFSRAVSFGSATFKKESHFQGSIFFEKANFKQAQFQESANFQDSTFEDIANFTQVDFKQLAKFSRVQWQGNADFSNAHFCAQAQFTKAMFRQFLFFVEATFEQAVTFVNTQFNKYVNLQGANIINSADFSDAGFAKSAYVNVSSLIFNSNQAKILGNPGQIGKKLVVSGLQGNQSVLRNLGENFRQLQQISDANEFEYKKQRLQLEDLSRRLIGTNINTASQERLMNLGFSKTQATAIATQRFQQLFHHKTELLTLADMDYDTYTRVSSLLIVDEPLSPFNWLLQARNWLMLSLLLLLSGYGTDFWLVIGVGLIAIAYFGFLFWLLDRFRRLLPAPILPTSYETFWMLSSFSLLSLFGILAIFWSGEQPCLTLGCVFVIIVPLPITLFFRLYQQGRYHNLMDVSYFKEDGTLRQLRLLIGRLPVIPRYEMFRERYLPLLCNRRWNWLNYYDFSLNNLLKLGFNDIRLRDEHLPGIITTLAWYQWILGILYITLLLWTLSRTIPGLNLLIYLK; the protein is encoded by the coding sequence ATGAGTCTATGTGCGCTGTTGTTGTTTTTACAACCTTCACCCGCATGGGGTGCACCTGCACAAATAGAACGTACTCCTTTAACTCCAGAATTATTACAAGAACGGCTGCATACACCCATTCTTCGTGAAGGTAGTGTTGTGGTAGATTTACGGAAAATGGTGATAGATTTAGGACCAGAAAATGCCAGCTTTCGAGATAATTTTTATCAAATTTTGCGAAAGGAATTGCAAAAAGCAGGCTCAAAACCTTTGGGTTTAGACTTAAGTCGTTCTCTGATTCAGGGAGATTTTATTGGTAGTAATTTGAGTTTGAGAACGCCTTTGTATACTCAAGCGGTCGCCCCCATTTTGATCTCAACCGAACAAGAACAATTAGAACGTCTACGCGAAATTTGTTTGCAGTCACTTGCCTTGGCTTTTCCTAGTTCTAAAGATTGTAAGTCGCTTTTAGCAACTCAGTTACCTTTATCAAGTGAAATCAGTGTTTTTCGTGGTTCGCTGACACTGCTGGAAACTCACTTCGACGGAACTGTACAGTTTGCGAATACATTTTTCCTTCAGCCTGTGGATGCTCAAGGTGCTATTTTTAATCAGCAGGTAAATTGGACTGAAACAAGATTCAGCCGTGCAGTTAGCTTTGGCAGTGCAACTTTTAAGAAAGAAAGCCACTTTCAAGGTAGTATATTTTTTGAGAAAGCTAATTTTAAGCAAGCGCAATTTCAGGAAAGTGCGAATTTCCAAGACAGCACTTTTGAGGATATAGCCAATTTTACTCAGGTAGATTTTAAGCAATTGGCTAAATTTAGTCGTGTACAATGGCAAGGAAATGCTGATTTTTCTAATGCACATTTTTGCGCTCAAGCACAGTTTACAAAAGCTATGTTCAGACAGTTTCTCTTTTTTGTAGAAGCAACATTTGAGCAAGCTGTCACTTTTGTAAATACACAATTTAACAAATATGTCAATCTGCAAGGTGCTAATATTATCAACTCTGCAGATTTTAGTGATGCTGGATTTGCAAAAAGTGCTTATGTGAATGTCTCCAGTCTCATTTTTAACTCTAACCAAGCAAAGATTTTAGGCAATCCAGGTCAAATTGGTAAAAAGCTTGTGGTATCTGGATTACAAGGAAATCAAAGCGTCTTGCGGAATTTAGGAGAAAATTTCCGTCAGTTACAGCAAATCAGTGATGCTAATGAGTTTGAGTATAAAAAGCAGCGTTTGCAATTAGAAGATTTAAGCCGTCGTCTGATAGGTACGAATATAAACACTGCTTCCCAAGAACGTTTGATGAATCTGGGTTTTTCAAAAACTCAAGCAACAGCGATCGCCACCCAACGTTTTCAACAACTATTTCATCACAAAACTGAGTTACTCACTTTGGCTGATATGGATTATGACACATACACGCGAGTCAGTTCACTGTTAATAGTTGATGAACCCCTTTCACCATTTAACTGGTTGCTGCAAGCACGGAATTGGTTAATGTTGAGTTTACTGCTGCTGCTTTCTGGGTATGGTACAGATTTTTGGTTGGTGATTGGTGTGGGGTTGATTGCGATCGCCTACTTTGGATTCCTATTTTGGCTTCTTGATCGTTTCCGTCGCCTGCTTCCAGCACCAATTCTTCCCACAAGTTACGAAACTTTTTGGATGCTAAGTAGTTTCAGTCTTCTTTCACTCTTTGGTATCCTAGCTATCTTTTGGAGTGGAGAACAGCCTTGCCTCACACTAGGGTGTGTTTTCGTTATTATTGTCCCCTTACCAATAACTTTATTCTTCCGACTTTACCAACAAGGACGCTACCATAACTTAATGGACGTTTCCTACTTCAAAGAAGATGGAACTTTGCGACAGTTACGATTACTGATTGGACGTTTGCCAGTCATACCTAGGTATGAAATGTTTCGTGAGCGATATTTGCCTTTGTTGTGCAATCGCCGCTGGAATTGGCTTAACTATTACGACTTTAGCCTTAACAACTTACTGAAATTAGGCTTTAATGATATTCGTTTGCGAGATGAACACCTTCCTGGCATCATCACGACACTTGCCTGGTATCAGTGGATTTTGGGTATACTCTACATCACGCTACTTTTGTGGACTCTGTCTCGGACAATTCCGGGATTGAATTTGTTGATTTATCTCAAGTAA
- a CDS encoding EndoU domain-containing protein, with protein MSKLALPLKIAGGAILLLSFFSSRVNSVTISEGFENGTKGSYTAGDVTLSTGVWNFNDALIGNLSTDVKSGTQSARIRNNGKVTMKFDRTGAGTVTIKHAKFGSDASTTWELWCSTNSGSSWAKIGSTITTSSTSLQTATFAPNLSGTVRCEVRKTDGSSNRTNIDDIEITDYGSSPPSSSLPPGSVPFFDNINNPVSGLAYGSPADVTPPAPVPNSFDTAVTNLCGAPGTVVSRAGFQSMMQNNSTVLANIKQSVGGYLKPGRTTDAAFLDDLTDVWFNAQAFDHIFCGEPVQGGSIGGLHFVARYVELQQKGLAGRLDNNTSREEVVPGTIYTMGVVMKVGSGTAQSSIKGYPYTLNAEEILSKASLGYKNNPNTTSTNTVCNLSVTDEGKTFTAIFVRRDGGIRTFYPDATPDSNPNCTQ; from the coding sequence ATGTCTAAGTTAGCATTACCATTGAAGATAGCAGGAGGAGCCATCTTACTCCTTTCCTTTTTTTCATCTAGAGTAAATAGTGTTACTATTTCAGAGGGATTTGAGAACGGTACGAAAGGCAGTTATACAGCAGGTGATGTCACCCTGAGTACAGGCGTTTGGAATTTTAATGATGCCCTAATCGGTAATCTTTCAACGGATGTTAAGAGCGGAACACAATCTGCTCGCATTCGCAATAACGGCAAAGTGACGATGAAATTTGATCGTACGGGTGCTGGTACAGTTACTATCAAACATGCCAAGTTTGGTTCTGATGCTAGCACCACTTGGGAGTTGTGGTGTTCAACCAATAGCGGATCTTCATGGGCAAAAATAGGTTCGACAATTACCACAAGCTCTACATCACTTCAAACAGCAACTTTCGCTCCTAATCTTTCTGGAACAGTTCGCTGTGAAGTCCGCAAAACTGATGGAAGTTCAAACAGAACCAATATTGATGACATTGAAATTACCGATTATGGCTCTTCTCCTCCTTCTTCCTCTCTACCTCCCGGTTCTGTACCATTCTTTGACAATATCAACAACCCTGTCTCTGGTTTAGCTTACGGTAGCCCAGCCGATGTCACACCTCCCGCGCCAGTACCAAACAGCTTTGACACAGCAGTGACTAATCTTTGTGGAGCACCTGGTACAGTCGTCAGTCGTGCGGGTTTCCAGTCTATGATGCAGAACAACTCTACTGTCTTGGCAAATATCAAGCAATCTGTGGGAGGATATCTTAAACCAGGACGCACCACAGATGCAGCTTTCTTGGATGACTTGACTGATGTCTGGTTTAATGCGCAGGCTTTTGATCATATCTTTTGCGGGGAACCAGTTCAAGGCGGTTCAATTGGGGGACTCCACTTTGTCGCTCGTTATGTAGAGCTTCAGCAGAAGGGTTTAGCTGGGCGGTTAGACAACAATACATCCAGAGAAGAGGTTGTTCCCGGTACAATTTACACTATGGGCGTTGTGATGAAAGTTGGTAGTGGTACTGCTCAGTCTTCTATCAAAGGTTATCCCTACACCCTCAACGCTGAAGAGATTCTATCGAAAGCATCTCTAGGTTACAAGAACAACCCAAATACCACCTCGACTAACACGGTTTGTAATTTGAGCGTAACTGACGAGGGTAAAACATTTACAGCCATCTTTGTCAGGAGAGATGGCGGGATTCGCACTTTCTATCCTGATGCTACCCCCGATAGTAACCCCAATTGTACGCAGTAA
- a CDS encoding Uma2 family endonuclease: MTLSQSHPYLSPEQYLETEKSSPIKHEYIQGQIYAMSGASDAHVTITANLLTLLRNHIRGTGCRVYVADMKARIETLNIFYYPDIVVTCDQRDTKFEYFKRYPSLIIEVLSPSTEAFDRGDKFSDYQELETLQEYVKIRQTRQRVDCFRRNSEGRWVLYSYRINQDLELTSINFSCSLAEVYEDVLFSEI; encoded by the coding sequence ATGACTCTTAGTCAATCTCATCCCTATCTTTCCCCAGAACAGTACTTAGAAACCGAAAAATCTAGCCCGATTAAACATGAATATATTCAAGGGCAGATTTATGCAATGTCCGGTGCAAGTGATGCCCATGTAACAATTACAGCTAACTTACTTACCCTGCTAAGAAATCACATCCGAGGAACAGGGTGTCGTGTTTACGTCGCTGACATGAAAGCCCGCATTGAAACACTGAATATTTTCTACTATCCTGATATCGTGGTAACTTGCGACCAACGAGATACAAAATTTGAATATTTCAAACGCTATCCCAGCTTAATTATAGAAGTTTTATCACCATCGACAGAAGCTTTTGACCGGGGCGATAAATTTAGTGACTATCAAGAATTAGAAACATTGCAAGAATATGTCAAAATCCGTCAAACTCGCCAGCGTGTTGATTGTTTTCGACGCAATTCTGAAGGAAGATGGGTGCTTTACAGCTATAGAATTAATCAAGATTTAGAGTTAACGAGTATAAATTTTTCCTGTTCACTCGCAGAGGTTTACGAAGATGTTTTATTCTCGGAAATATAG
- the arsS gene encoding arsenosugar biosynthesis radical SAM (seleno)protein ArsS (Some members of this family are selenoproteins.) — MIQTAITPFKQKLASPLTKKEITVLQINLGKRCNLACSHCHVEAGPKRTEELSPETCQQLIEIIQRFPQIQIVDLTGGAPEMNYGFKPLVEAARATGKQVIVRSNLTIFFEDGFADLPEYFAKHKVRVVASLPCYLSDNVDKMRGAGVYDGSIKALQWLNQLGYGKEPDLIVDLVYNPQLPKDEKFSLTPNQTKLERDYKQYLQENFDITFNNLFTITNLPVGRTKLSLERKKLYTPYLQFLESHFNAGTVEHLMCLDEISIDYLGNVYDCDFNQMMNVPAKTRDGENLTVAKLLETGSLDLINQVQTAAYCYGCTAGTGSSCGGALV, encoded by the coding sequence ATGATTCAAACAGCAATCACACCTTTCAAACAAAAACTCGCCTCTCCTTTAACAAAAAAAGAAATCACAGTTTTACAAATTAACTTAGGTAAGCGTTGTAACCTTGCTTGTAGCCATTGTCATGTAGAAGCGGGACCAAAACGCACAGAAGAACTTTCTCCAGAAACTTGCCAACAATTGATTGAGATTATTCAGAGATTTCCTCAAATTCAAATTGTTGATTTGACTGGTGGCGCACCAGAAATGAATTATGGTTTCAAACCATTGGTAGAAGCAGCAAGAGCAACAGGTAAACAGGTTATTGTCCGGTCTAATTTGACTATCTTTTTTGAAGATGGCTTTGCTGATTTACCAGAATACTTTGCAAAACATAAAGTTCGTGTTGTTGCTTCTCTGCCCTGCTATTTGTCAGATAATGTCGATAAAATGCGCGGTGCTGGTGTGTATGATGGCTCCATTAAAGCACTGCAATGGCTGAATCAACTAGGTTATGGGAAAGAGCCAGATTTAATTGTGGATTTAGTCTATAATCCACAATTACCGAAAGATGAGAAATTTTCCCTAACTCCAAACCAAACAAAGCTGGAAAGAGATTACAAGCAATATTTACAAGAGAACTTTGATATTACTTTTAACAATCTATTTACGATTACCAACTTACCAGTCGGGAGAACAAAACTGTCTCTAGAAAGAAAGAAACTCTATACTCCTTATTTGCAGTTTTTAGAATCTCACTTCAATGCTGGTACAGTTGAACATTTGATGTGTCTCGATGAAATTTCAATTGATTATCTGGGTAATGTGTATGACTGCGACTTCAACCAAATGATGAATGTACCTGCAAAAACTCGCGACGGGGAAAACCTGACAGTCGCCAAGTTGCTAGAAACTGGTTCTTTGGACTTGATAAATCAGGTACAGACAGCAGCTTATTGTTATGGCTGTACAGCTGGTACTGGTTCGAGCTGTGGTGGCGCTTTGGTGTAA
- a CDS encoding zinc-dependent alcohol dehydrogenase family protein: MKAVLMTAAGDPEVLQLQDIQNPGVRLGETELLVHLRAAGINPIDTKLRKRGTFYPDKMPAILGCDGAGVVEAVGAGVQKFRVGDEVYFCNGGLGAHQGNYAEYTTIDERFVARKPASVSFAEAAAAPLVLITAWEALYERGRLEPGERVLIHAGAGGVGHVAIQLAKLKGASVCTTVSTQEKADFVHKLGADHVIFYKQRDFVQAALDWTNGEGVDLAFDTVGSETLHKTFPAVRVYGDIVTILEPDANTVWKSARQRNLRIGLEFMLIPMLQGIVEAQQHQAEILEQCAKWIDAGKLQIQVSHTFSLEEAAKAHHLLETGSVTGKIILLVEDK; the protein is encoded by the coding sequence ATGAAAGCAGTTTTAATGACAGCAGCTGGCGATCCCGAAGTTCTGCAACTGCAGGATATACAAAACCCTGGCGTTCGTTTAGGAGAAACTGAACTTCTGGTACACTTACGAGCAGCAGGCATTAACCCTATTGACACCAAACTTCGTAAACGTGGCACTTTCTATCCCGATAAAATGCCCGCTATTTTAGGATGTGATGGTGCAGGTGTTGTCGAGGCTGTGGGTGCTGGCGTTCAGAAGTTTCGCGTCGGCGATGAAGTCTATTTCTGTAATGGTGGCTTGGGCGCACACCAAGGCAATTATGCTGAGTATACAACTATTGATGAGCGATTTGTTGCTCGTAAACCCGCTTCTGTATCCTTTGCAGAAGCAGCAGCAGCACCGTTAGTGTTAATCACCGCCTGGGAAGCTTTATACGAACGGGGACGCTTGGAACCTGGAGAAAGAGTATTAATTCATGCTGGTGCTGGTGGAGTCGGGCATGTAGCAATTCAATTGGCAAAGCTCAAAGGTGCTAGTGTCTGCACGACTGTAAGTACTCAAGAGAAAGCAGATTTTGTTCACAAGCTCGGTGCAGACCATGTTATTTTTTACAAACAGAGAGACTTTGTGCAAGCCGCACTCGATTGGACAAATGGGGAAGGTGTAGACTTAGCTTTTGACACCGTAGGTTCAGAGACTTTGCACAAAACTTTTCCAGCAGTGCGAGTTTATGGCGATATAGTCACAATACTAGAACCAGATGCCAATACCGTTTGGAAATCTGCCAGACAACGTAATCTTCGTATTGGTTTAGAATTCATGCTGATACCAATGTTGCAAGGAATTGTAGAGGCGCAGCAACATCAAGCAGAAATTTTAGAACAGTGTGCGAAATGGATTGATGCAGGCAAATTGCAAATCCAAGTTAGTCATACTTTTTCGCTAGAAGAAGCAGCAAAAGCTCACCATTTGCTCGAAACGGGGTCTGTAACAGGTAAAATTATCTTACTAGTAGAAGATAAATGA
- a CDS encoding WecB/TagA/CpsF family glycosyltransferase yields the protein MKETSLKFLGVQVDALSISELNSLIAESIKRNQKWIIAHHNLHSLHIYHHDPKMRSFYALADYAHIDGMPLILLGRLLGFALKREQRVTYADWVWSLMSEAAQKGWRVFYLGSKPGVAERGARILREKFASLQIATAHGYIDMRKDSQDNLATLAAIKAYQPHVLMVGMGMPRQEYWILNNLEHIHANAILTSGACMDYVAGVVPTPPRWMGKLGLEWSYRLLSEPKRLWRRYLLEPWFVARLFLREMWASYDQAR from the coding sequence ATGAAGGAAACATCATTAAAATTTCTTGGTGTTCAAGTCGATGCACTCTCCATCTCTGAACTCAACTCGTTAATTGCAGAATCGATTAAGCGAAATCAAAAGTGGATAATTGCCCATCACAACTTGCATAGCCTTCATATCTACCATCATGATCCTAAAATGCGCTCCTTCTATGCCTTGGCAGACTATGCGCATATTGACGGTATGCCTTTAATCCTTCTTGGGAGATTGCTTGGTTTTGCATTAAAGCGAGAGCAAAGAGTCACCTATGCTGACTGGGTATGGTCTCTAATGTCAGAGGCTGCTCAAAAGGGTTGGCGGGTGTTCTACCTTGGTTCAAAGCCAGGAGTTGCGGAACGAGGAGCGAGGATTTTGCGGGAGAAGTTTGCTTCTTTGCAGATTGCAACAGCCCACGGCTATATTGATATGCGAAAAGATAGCCAAGACAACCTTGCTACCTTGGCAGCCATAAAAGCTTATCAACCCCATGTGTTGATGGTGGGAATGGGCATGCCACGCCAAGAGTACTGGATTTTAAACAACCTAGAGCATATCCATGCCAATGCCATTTTGACTAGTGGTGCTTGCATGGACTATGTAGCTGGAGTGGTTCCAACTCCACCTCGCTGGATGGGAAAGTTAGGCTTGGAGTGGTCTTATCGCTTGTTAAGTGAGCCAAAAAGACTCTGGCGGCGGTATTTACTAGAGCCTTGGTTTGTAGCCAGACTATTCTTGCGAGAAATGTGGGCTTCTTACGATCAAGCAAGATAG
- a CDS encoding glycosyltransferase family 4 protein — protein MGKRLLLVSTLDSSQPFGAFTRPFYLGEYLVKYFEVCQLGLDCSAVNYAPSVSLGSRSLRSYVQAIQKCIEEFCPDIVYAQETLPGLAALIALTLTKQKKCSLVLDFHTFSAFEYWSRLSSVANPFKEFLQFIKTYIAQGLLIFSGNPIIAAGELTPQLISQWYAKKPHNIYCIGNGVAEDLLNAQLPLAIDPYKALRPAKIAVVVAPKTFQFPTNDMSVSMAIEVAKYLEHQQKVHFVVIGRDANDIKEALPSNITFVGFVPERKDFVAYLRYADVGLLPFPKQAVAGGARNKALDYFASRKLVVSTPEGLRGLEEFHHLQHLLIAGFSVEEFANVVLDAALNLEKYQPLTEAAYTLIRDKYSWSAKAQIVAEVLMQTVKH, from the coding sequence ATGGGTAAACGCTTACTTCTCGTCTCTACTCTTGATTCAAGTCAACCATTCGGTGCCTTTACTAGACCGTTCTACCTTGGAGAATATCTGGTCAAATATTTTGAGGTTTGTCAGCTAGGTTTGGATTGTTCAGCAGTTAACTATGCACCTTCTGTATCTCTTGGCTCAAGAAGTTTGCGTTCATATGTTCAGGCTATTCAAAAGTGTATAGAGGAGTTCTGTCCTGATATCGTATACGCTCAAGAAACGCTACCTGGATTAGCTGCTCTAATTGCACTCACACTCACAAAACAGAAAAAATGCTCTCTTGTATTAGATTTTCATACTTTTTCTGCCTTTGAATACTGGAGCCGCTTGTCGTCTGTCGCAAATCCGTTCAAGGAATTTCTGCAATTTATTAAGACATACATTGCTCAGGGACTGCTGATCTTCTCTGGTAATCCAATTATTGCCGCCGGTGAATTAACTCCTCAACTCATCTCGCAGTGGTACGCTAAGAAGCCACACAATATTTACTGCATAGGTAATGGAGTTGCCGAAGACCTTCTGAATGCTCAGTTACCTCTAGCTATAGACCCTTACAAGGCACTACGACCTGCCAAGATAGCTGTTGTTGTGGCTCCCAAAACATTTCAGTTTCCCACTAACGACATGTCTGTATCTATGGCTATTGAAGTAGCTAAGTACCTTGAACATCAGCAAAAAGTACACTTTGTCGTTATTGGTCGTGATGCTAACGACATCAAGGAGGCACTACCATCGAACATAACTTTTGTTGGTTTTGTGCCAGAAAGAAAAGATTTTGTTGCTTATCTGAGGTATGCAGATGTAGGTCTTCTTCCATTTCCCAAACAGGCGGTTGCAGGTGGAGCTCGTAATAAAGCACTAGATTATTTCGCCAGTAGAAAATTGGTAGTATCAACACCTGAAGGCTTGAGAGGTTTAGAGGAATTTCATCATCTACAACATCTCTTAATAGCAGGATTCTCTGTCGAAGAATTTGCAAATGTAGTGCTTGATGCCGCCTTAAACCTGGAGAAATATCAGCCACTTACAGAAGCAGCGTATACATTGATTCGAGACAAATACTCTTGGAGTGCAAAAGCGCAGATAGTTGCTGAAGTTTTGATGCAAACAGTAAAGCATTAG
- a CDS encoding sugar transferase gives MSHRNISPGVTFKRDLRSGDVRIQRGIAIRLLRIVTLVLLDIIFLSLAWKFAVFYGTSLDSPWTQKTSFLLLIITIEIGVIGVQGLYKAGIHRRNYFGLIKAVSLSEVFLLLIAFLYEPDSYVSRSTFILFWLSSIALLCIGRTIFDVITKLMRQKGAIRYPVFLIAETEAQEDYIKLIEQENCYIVQGIADSTCLDKANREVTLESLRNQGIVEAFVSWKAVKNRLYVCWRFQTAGIILRILPTESIVRYPKTMSWIIGIAKIPCLTIPIPIIVGSSFWVKRSFDLCCCTILLIIILPVYLVIALLIKLDSPGAVFFRQERIGLHSKKFKIWKFRTMVSNAEKMQKDLEAKNEIKDGVLFKMKEDPRVTRVGKFLRRYSLDELPQLFNVVLGQMSLVGPRPLPIRDVEKFQTSHLLRQEVLPGITGLWQVSGRSNIDNFEDAVKLDIVYIENWSVWLDLTILLKTIKVVISKTGAY, from the coding sequence ATGTCTCATAGAAATATTTCACCTGGAGTGACTTTTAAACGAGACTTAAGGTCAGGAGACGTAAGAATACAGAGAGGAATAGCTATAAGATTACTACGAATAGTAACACTTGTATTACTAGATATTATTTTTCTCAGCTTAGCATGGAAGTTTGCAGTCTTTTATGGAACTTCATTAGACTCCCCTTGGACACAAAAAACATCTTTTCTACTACTAATTATCACAATTGAGATAGGCGTCATTGGAGTACAGGGTTTATATAAAGCTGGTATTCATCGTCGTAACTATTTTGGTCTAATCAAAGCCGTTTCGCTGTCAGAAGTTTTCCTCTTACTAATTGCTTTTCTTTACGAACCAGATAGCTATGTTTCGCGCTCAACTTTTATACTATTTTGGTTATCTTCCATAGCCCTTCTTTGTATTGGGCGGACTATTTTTGATGTGATAACTAAATTGATGCGTCAGAAAGGAGCAATTCGCTATCCCGTTTTTTTAATTGCTGAAACAGAAGCTCAAGAGGATTACATTAAGTTAATAGAACAAGAAAATTGCTACATAGTACAGGGGATTGCTGACTCTACCTGTCTTGATAAAGCTAACAGAGAAGTAACATTAGAATCTCTTCGCAATCAAGGGATAGTAGAGGCTTTTGTTTCTTGGAAGGCAGTTAAAAATCGTCTATATGTTTGCTGGCGTTTTCAGACAGCCGGCATTATCCTAAGAATACTCCCAACCGAGAGTATAGTTCGTTATCCTAAAACCATGTCATGGATCATTGGGATTGCTAAAATTCCCTGTCTGACAATTCCAATACCAATTATTGTAGGTAGTAGTTTTTGGGTAAAACGAAGTTTTGACCTATGTTGCTGCACTATTTTGTTAATCATTATTTTACCTGTCTATCTGGTGATTGCCTTGCTCATCAAGTTAGATTCTCCGGGTGCGGTCTTTTTCAGGCAAGAGCGTATTGGTCTGCATTCTAAGAAGTTCAAGATTTGGAAGTTTCGTACAATGGTTAGCAATGCGGAAAAAATGCAAAAAGACCTAGAAGCGAAGAATGAAATCAAAGATGGGGTTCTATTTAAAATGAAAGAAGACCCTCGCGTCACACGAGTTGGTAAATTCCTCCGCCGCTACAGTTTAGACGAATTACCGCAACTATTCAATGTTGTACTTGGGCAGATGAGTCTTGTTGGTCCCCGTCCTCTCCCCATTAGGGACGTAGAAAAGTTCCAGACATCTCACCTACTCCGACAAGAAGTTCTGCCTGGTATTACAGGATTGTGGCAAGTCTCTGGTCGCTCCAATATTGATAACTTTGAAGATGCAGTAAAATTAGATATTGTCTATATTGAGAATTGGTCTGTTTGGCTAGATTTGACAATTTTATTGAAAACTATCAAAGTTGTGATTTCAAAGACAGGTGCGTATTAA
- a CDS encoding Mo-dependent nitrogenase C-terminal domain-containing protein has protein sequence MTSFTQVRPQHDLLQPVRQWLDSIEIHNAKLAHSLCKLIPAQCPFERDITLFGRKLFHIPPMCKLNPLYEEVVTLRFKALCYLADECGEDVTAYC, from the coding sequence ATGACTAGCTTTACTCAAGTCCGCCCACAACACGACCTTCTGCAACCTGTTCGTCAATGGCTTGATTCAATAGAAATTCATAACGCAAAATTAGCTCATTCACTCTGCAAACTAATTCCTGCTCAATGTCCTTTTGAACGTGACATTACACTATTTGGTCGCAAGCTATTTCACATTCCGCCTATGTGTAAGTTAAATCCTCTTTATGAAGAAGTGGTGACCTTGCGTTTCAAAGCTTTGTGTTATCTTGCTGATGAATGTGGTGAAGATGTAACAGCCTATTGCTAA